The Bacillus carboniphilus genome contains a region encoding:
- a CDS encoding GyrI-like domain-containing protein, with the protein MKQLVEPKIVTKEKMVVVGMECQTSNKEMEETNVMDQLWMNFMGAHEQILHKTNPKVTYGFCYDYNEQKGGFRYLAAFEVDQVNLPNDQFISKEIPSQKYLVFTHKGPASTIGKAFNDIFNSYLPSTSYEVLNTPSFELYDERFLGPESPESVIDIYIPIK; encoded by the coding sequence ATGAAACAGCTTGTAGAACCGAAAATTGTTACAAAGGAAAAAATGGTGGTAGTAGGGATGGAATGTCAAACTTCAAACAAAGAAATGGAAGAAACAAACGTGATGGATCAGTTATGGATGAACTTTATGGGAGCTCATGAGCAAATTCTCCATAAAACCAATCCAAAAGTCACCTATGGTTTTTGTTACGATTATAATGAACAAAAAGGAGGGTTTCGTTATTTAGCTGCTTTTGAAGTAGATCAAGTCAATCTACCAAATGATCAATTCATCAGTAAAGAAATTCCTTCACAAAAGTATTTGGTCTTCACTCATAAAGGGCCTGCCAGTACAATTGGGAAAGCATTTAATGACATTTTCAACTCTTACTTGCCTTCCACTTCTTATGAGGTTCTAAATACGCCATCTTTTGAACTATACGATGAAAGATTTCTTGGACCAGAATCTCCTGAATCAGTTATAGACATTTATATTCCGATAAAATAA
- a CDS encoding MazG-like family protein: MDIRELQQHAVEFVEEKGFERVSFEQRIMYLMSELGELTDDCLKFQFEQDVHKKQEIKENIGLEMFDVVWNIAELANRLEIDLTEAFEKKIMINQTRTW; encoded by the coding sequence ATGGATATTAGAGAATTACAGCAACATGCAGTTGAATTTGTTGAAGAAAAAGGATTTGAAAGGGTATCATTTGAACAGCGCATCATGTATTTGATGTCTGAGCTAGGTGAGTTGACAGATGATTGTTTGAAGTTTCAATTTGAACAAGATGTACATAAGAAGCAAGAGATTAAAGAGAACATTGGACTTGAAATGTTTGATGTAGTTTGGAATATAGCTGAGCTAGCCAACAGGCTTGAAATTGATTTAACCGAAGCTTTTGAAAAAAAGATAATGATTAATCAAACGAGGACGTGGTAG
- a CDS encoding energy-coupling factor transporter transmembrane component T, with protein MTFQLFHPLLLAVYFIGVMILCLLFLHPYFLCTSFIILLSLQFFHRDRHSLKRLLFILLMGMTIALINPLLSHRGTTILFYIRSNPVTLEAVMYGMMMGLSLVSITLAFSSYNKLMSSHQFLYLFSRVLPKVALLVMMTFRFVPSFLRHLQQLMLIHHSVGKDDTTSKKKIQSKIKKGTSLLTALLIHSFEHALQTADSMHARGYGTTKRSTYVRYRMTKNDWSWFFFLTFIGIICILGSIFNLGKLDIYPTLEPITLTTYEYILLGFFFLFISFPIWIEGKEWLWWKWQKYKNSISAIPTKKTKH; from the coding sequence ATGACCTTCCAGCTTTTTCATCCGCTTCTTTTAGCGGTTTATTTTATTGGGGTGATGATCCTTTGCTTACTTTTTCTTCACCCTTATTTTCTTTGTACTTCCTTTATCATTTTACTATCATTACAATTTTTTCATCGAGATCGTCATAGCTTAAAGAGACTGTTATTTATTTTGTTAATGGGGATGACCATTGCCCTAATTAACCCCCTACTTTCTCATCGCGGAACTACGATTCTCTTTTATATTCGCTCTAATCCTGTTACATTGGAAGCAGTGATGTATGGAATGATGATGGGATTATCACTCGTTTCGATCACACTCGCTTTTTCATCTTATAATAAATTGATGAGTAGCCATCAGTTTCTTTATTTATTTTCAAGAGTGTTACCAAAAGTAGCCCTTTTAGTGATGATGACGTTTCGCTTTGTCCCTTCCTTTCTAAGGCATTTACAGCAGCTAATGTTGATTCATCATTCAGTTGGCAAGGATGATACTACTTCTAAAAAAAAGATACAATCTAAAATTAAAAAAGGGACAAGTCTTCTTACAGCCCTACTCATTCATTCTTTTGAACATGCCTTACAAACAGCTGATTCTATGCATGCAAGAGGTTATGGCACAACAAAAAGAAGTACATATGTGCGCTATCGGATGACCAAAAATGATTGGTCTTGGTTCTTTTTCTTAACGTTCATAGGGATCATTTGTATCCTAGGGTCCATTTTTAATCTAGGGAAACTTGATATTTACCCAACACTAGAGCCTATCACATTAACAACGTATGAATACATCCTATTAGGGTTCTTTTTTCTATTTATTAGTTTCCCTATTTGGATAGAAGGAAAGGAATGGTTATGGTGGAAATGGCAAAAATACAAGAACTCCATTTCAGCTATCCCGACGAAGAAAACAAAACATTAG
- a CDS encoding undecaprenyldiphospho-muramoylpentapeptide beta-N-acetylglucosaminyltransferase, which yields MNKHTIVFTGGGSAGHVTPNIAIMNELNRDKWDIHYIGSHKGIEKELIEKTNIPYHSISSGKLRRYLDKENLIDLFRVVKGISDARKHLKRLKPAVVFSKGGFVSVPVVIAARSLKIPVFLHESDLTPGLANKIANRFSTNIYTSFEEASEHFPSKKTKVVGSPIRKELLQGNVTKGLHYLDFTTQKPIILIMGGSLGASRINDVVRKALPKLLDDYQVIHLCGKGNLEPTLEGKRGYRQFEYVYDDLADLLAAADYVITRGGSNAIFEFLALKKPMVIIPLTLKQSRGDQILNAKSFEQHGYAMKLEEEELTVESLLEKLGLLKENRSMILSSMNRAKQLHAIDVIKEDLEKVI from the coding sequence ATGAACAAGCATACAATCGTTTTTACTGGTGGTGGGTCGGCTGGACATGTGACACCGAACATTGCCATTATGAATGAATTAAATCGAGATAAATGGGATATCCATTATATAGGTTCACATAAAGGAATTGAAAAAGAATTAATTGAAAAGACAAACATCCCGTATCATTCCATTTCAAGTGGAAAGTTGCGACGTTACCTAGATAAAGAAAATTTAATTGATCTATTTCGAGTTGTTAAGGGAATAAGTGATGCTAGAAAGCATTTAAAAAGGTTAAAACCGGCAGTTGTATTTTCAAAAGGTGGGTTTGTCAGTGTACCAGTGGTCATCGCTGCAAGATCGCTTAAAATACCCGTTTTTCTTCACGAAAGCGACCTTACGCCAGGTTTAGCTAATAAAATTGCCAATCGTTTCTCAACCAACATCTATACTTCATTTGAAGAAGCAAGTGAACATTTCCCATCTAAAAAAACAAAAGTCGTTGGCTCGCCTATTAGAAAAGAGTTATTGCAAGGGAATGTAACAAAGGGCCTTCATTATTTAGATTTTACAACACAAAAGCCAATTATTTTAATTATGGGTGGAAGCTTAGGGGCTTCTCGTATTAATGACGTTGTTCGTAAGGCTTTACCGAAATTGTTAGATGACTATCAGGTCATTCATCTTTGTGGAAAAGGAAATTTAGAACCTACTTTAGAAGGGAAAAGGGGCTATAGACAGTTTGAATATGTATATGATGATTTGGCTGACTTATTAGCTGCTGCTGATTATGTCATTACAAGAGGCGGTTCTAATGCGATTTTTGAATTTTTAGCGTTAAAGAAGCCGATGGTCATTATTCCATTAACGTTAAAGCAAAGTCGAGGAGATCAAATATTAAATGCTAAGTCATTTGAACAGCATGGCTACGCAATGAAATTAGAAGAAGAAGAGCTTACAGTGGAATCTCTCCTTGAAAAATTGGGACTATTAAAAGAAAACCGTTCCATGATTCTTTCGTCAATGAATCGTGCAAAGCAATTGCATGCCATTGATGTGATTAAGGAAGATTTGGAGAAAGTAATCTAA
- a CDS encoding helix-turn-helix transcriptional regulator: MNKSKRLVDLIMVINAKRQFTAKELAEEMDVSIRTIQRDLLDLQELGVPIYSQPGVGGGYRILKEKILPPISFTEDEAISMFFANQSLQFYQDLPFDTDAKQALNKFHHYLSNDIKKKIEQLKKRFVFYTHERHRKSPFLRLLLETSINQRVLEVTYESVTETTKRNIQPIGIFARNGFWYCPSYCFNKQEVRLFRVDRFLSVDVSHEIEPVDLNGYTIENWFSSFSKSEELHLNVRLTREGVKVCENDPYLETKLTIHENGTGILKTDVSSKNLDYFANFFLSLGTHAKIREPQELINVMKEKINELNRMYGS; the protein is encoded by the coding sequence GTGAACAAGTCGAAACGGCTAGTAGATTTAATTATGGTCATTAATGCAAAAAGACAGTTTACAGCTAAAGAATTAGCAGAAGAAATGGACGTATCCATTCGAACGATTCAACGTGACTTACTTGATTTGCAGGAGCTTGGTGTTCCGATTTATTCGCAGCCAGGGGTCGGCGGTGGGTATCGTATATTAAAGGAGAAAATTCTTCCACCCATTTCATTTACAGAAGATGAAGCAATCTCCATGTTTTTTGCAAATCAATCGTTACAGTTTTATCAAGACCTTCCTTTTGACACAGATGCCAAGCAGGCATTAAATAAATTCCATCATTATTTATCGAATGATATAAAGAAGAAAATTGAGCAGCTCAAAAAACGGTTTGTTTTTTATACACATGAGAGACATAGAAAATCGCCCTTTTTACGATTATTGTTAGAAACCTCTATAAATCAACGTGTCTTAGAGGTGACCTATGAATCGGTGACAGAAACGACGAAACGTAACATTCAGCCAATAGGGATATTTGCTCGAAACGGCTTCTGGTACTGTCCGTCCTACTGTTTCAACAAACAAGAAGTGAGGTTGTTTAGAGTGGATCGTTTTTTATCGGTTGACGTGTCACACGAGATAGAACCAGTTGATTTAAATGGTTATACAATCGAGAATTGGTTTAGCTCATTTAGTAAATCGGAAGAGCTTCACTTAAATGTTCGTTTAACAAGAGAAGGAGTAAAAGTATGTGAGAACGATCCTTATTTAGAAACAAAACTAACCATTCATGAAAATGGTACAGGTATATTAAAAACAGATGTTTCTTCTAAAAACCTTGATTATTTCGCTAACTTTTTTTTAAGTCTTGGAACTCATGCTAAAATACGGGAGCCACAAGAGCTCATAAACGTTATGAAAGAGAAAATAAATGAGCTCAATCGAATGTATGGTTCTTAA
- a CDS encoding ABC transporter ATP-binding protein produces the protein MVMVEMAKIQELHFSYPDEENKTLDSISLEVAEGDFIVMIGPSGSGKTTLLKHFKKELLPIGKRTGTIHLFDQDISSLPDLQAAKEVGYLFQNPNDQLVMDTVIQELAFTLENIGLDTFTIQKKIAEITNFLGFQHILHQFIHTLSGGQKQLVNLASLLILNPKILLLDEPTAQLDPIATKEFLTVLKRIHDELGTTIIICEHQLDEVISLANKLIFMNNGKIEVYSSTLDVLNWLWKQGKPYVNYIPSIPRLGYEMGLSPIPLQVKEGIKLVNSNLIRTKPLSSNSKEQTEEVLRVSHLSFQYEKNQPYILDDLSTSFSKGTGVSLLGQNGSGKSTLLTLLAGLQKPRRGKVHLHGKSINKRKDFNTLVSYVSQNPENHFSQFTVYEELAQRAKHLCINHIDPFIKEFHLQNVLNHNPYDLSGGEKQLLVLCLAMMADSDVLLLDEPTKGMDPVIKMKIGQLFRKKIAEGKTIVIATHDIEFTATYMDQCCILFDGMIVSRDYVRPFFADNFFYTTPINRMVRKQLPYALNWKDVVK, from the coding sequence ATGGTTATGGTGGAAATGGCAAAAATACAAGAACTCCATTTCAGCTATCCCGACGAAGAAAACAAAACATTAGACTCAATTTCTTTAGAAGTGGCAGAAGGAGATTTCATCGTGATGATTGGTCCTTCTGGTTCAGGAAAAACCACGCTTCTTAAACATTTTAAAAAAGAGCTTTTACCAATCGGAAAACGAACGGGTACGATTCATTTGTTCGATCAAGATATTTCATCGCTACCCGACCTTCAAGCCGCTAAAGAAGTTGGCTACTTATTTCAAAACCCAAACGATCAACTTGTCATGGATACCGTTATTCAAGAACTCGCTTTCACTTTAGAAAATATTGGTTTAGATACATTTACGATTCAAAAGAAGATTGCCGAAATCACGAATTTCCTTGGGTTCCAGCATATTCTCCATCAATTTATTCATACGTTATCTGGAGGACAAAAACAATTGGTTAATTTAGCATCTCTTTTGATCCTTAATCCAAAAATTTTACTTTTAGATGAGCCTACAGCACAATTAGACCCGATTGCAACAAAAGAGTTCTTGACTGTTTTGAAACGAATTCATGACGAGTTAGGAACCACCATTATTATATGTGAACACCAATTAGATGAAGTCATCTCCTTAGCAAACAAACTCATCTTTATGAATAATGGAAAGATAGAAGTGTACAGTTCTACTTTGGACGTATTGAATTGGCTCTGGAAGCAAGGAAAACCATATGTCAATTACATTCCTAGTATTCCACGCTTAGGGTACGAAATGGGTCTTTCCCCCATCCCTCTCCAAGTAAAAGAAGGCATAAAATTGGTAAATTCGAACCTAATTAGAACAAAACCGTTATCATCAAATAGTAAAGAACAAACAGAGGAAGTGTTACGCGTCAGCCACCTTTCATTTCAATATGAAAAAAATCAACCGTATATTCTTGATGATTTATCTACTTCGTTTTCTAAAGGAACAGGTGTAAGCCTGCTTGGACAAAATGGCTCTGGAAAATCAACCTTACTTACACTTCTTGCCGGCTTACAAAAACCAAGAAGAGGAAAAGTACACTTACACGGAAAATCGATTAACAAACGAAAAGATTTCAATACCTTAGTAAGCTACGTCTCTCAAAATCCTGAGAACCACTTTTCGCAATTTACGGTTTATGAAGAACTTGCGCAAAGAGCAAAACATTTATGCATCAATCATATCGATCCCTTTATTAAAGAGTTTCATTTACAAAACGTCTTAAACCATAACCCATACGACTTAAGCGGAGGAGAAAAGCAGCTCCTTGTCCTTTGTTTAGCCATGATGGCTGATTCAGATGTTTTATTACTTGATGAACCAACAAAAGGGATGGACCCCGTCATAAAAATGAAGATTGGTCAGCTTTTCCGCAAAAAAATTGCAGAGGGAAAAACCATTGTGATTGCCACTCACGATATCGAATTTACTGCTACCTATATGGATCAATGCTGTATTCTTTTTGATGGAATGATTGTTTCCAGAGACTACGTTCGTCCATTTTTTGCAGACAACTTTTTTTATACCACACCTATAAACCGAATGGTTAGGAAACAACTTCCGTACGCATTAAATTGGAAAGACGTGGTGAAATAA
- a CDS encoding DUF4430 domain-containing protein: MKSTIKLLTILSLSFLLTACFSTTQVETEKNEPKTEEISHEEEIKDEKQIEKETKNESESDSTNEEKPQSEQKSKIETHSQNEVEKKSDSSTTTRAPNEEKSKSNTKASESEKQKETESTKATSSPSAKSEKTEGKTKKPVEEKQTNTAYTKIVGHSDIGTILSKTEITIEDGDTAFNILVAATKKQNMQLEYSGSGSTVYIKGINNLYEFDYGPYSGWKYRVNGTFPNKSAGAVTLQKGDYVEWFYTEDLGKDIGGGS, from the coding sequence TTGAAAAGTACAATTAAATTATTAACAATCCTTTCCCTATCATTTTTATTAACCGCATGTTTTTCAACAACGCAAGTAGAAACCGAAAAAAACGAGCCTAAAACAGAAGAAATAAGTCATGAAGAAGAAATAAAAGATGAAAAACAAATAGAAAAAGAAACAAAAAATGAATCAGAATCAGACTCAACCAATGAGGAAAAGCCTCAATCAGAACAGAAATCAAAAATAGAGACCCATTCACAAAATGAAGTCGAGAAAAAGAGTGATAGTTCTACAACTACACGTGCACCAAACGAAGAAAAAAGCAAATCAAATACTAAAGCTTCCGAGTCAGAAAAACAAAAAGAAACTGAGTCAACCAAGGCTACTTCATCTCCTTCTGCTAAAAGTGAAAAAACCGAAGGAAAAACAAAAAAGCCTGTTGAAGAGAAACAAACCAATACAGCCTACACTAAAATTGTGGGACACTCGGATATAGGAACCATTTTAAGTAAAACTGAAATTACGATTGAAGATGGGGATACAGCTTTTAATATACTTGTAGCAGCTACAAAAAAACAGAACATGCAGCTGGAGTATTCAGGATCGGGCAGTACGGTCTATATTAAAGGGATCAATAATTTATATGAATTTGATTATGGTCCTTATAGCGGCTGGAAATACCGAGTCAATGGGACCTTTCCAAACAAAAGTGCTGGTGCGGTAACCTTACAAAAAGGGGATTATGTTGAATGGTTTTACACAGAAGACCTAGGGAAAGACATCGGCGGAGGGTCTTAA
- a CDS encoding DUF4430 domain-containing protein encodes MKKRTILTMITFLFAFMFSNLLPVSAAENTATLVVIGDNERGVILCPKEVTYEEGETAQDLLINEFTEENIEFSGSGDWVYISGIDGLKALDRGEKSGWLYYVNDEMPRVGAGSYEVQSGDQISYRYSLDWGEDLTDKTVQDSLNEFGTCEEVPKEEPVEIEEEPSPTEEKKTEPVVGNTSRKDIQTSLEQTATYVLENGLNSDWEVIGVVRSGIKVPTDVKKQYLTSLVERVETSQRLNHTELQKTILTIIALNGDPTDFAEQNLIEKLYNDKTIQLINHYTYALIALDSKNYETPEDALWNRDQLIDSILSLQHTDGGWSFSGNMDEESDPDMTGMVLTALAPYQNHQKVKNGIEKATTFIQSIQTDAGGFISNDQENSLSTAQVLMGLSAVGIDTHKDPYTKNNQSVIDHLLTYQLENGGYKWIKEDSEVSSFATEQALYALIQYDYFINGKGSIFAWDEAGEPIEIEEPEQTEEVPENNETKEEKTESTTTSEEETTKEEKTKSEGNRLPDTATNNMNIFLFGLLFITIGMVRLRLKSIQKGE; translated from the coding sequence ATGAAAAAACGAACGATATTAACAATGATAACATTCCTGTTTGCTTTCATGTTTAGTAATCTATTACCTGTCTCAGCAGCAGAAAACACGGCGACATTAGTCGTAATTGGCGATAATGAACGTGGCGTCATTTTATGTCCGAAAGAAGTGACATATGAAGAAGGAGAAACAGCTCAAGATCTGTTAATCAATGAATTTACCGAAGAGAACATTGAATTTTCTGGATCAGGAGACTGGGTTTACATTTCGGGTATTGACGGTTTAAAGGCTTTAGACCGTGGTGAGAAGAGCGGCTGGTTATACTACGTAAATGATGAAATGCCGAGGGTTGGTGCTGGTTCATATGAAGTACAATCTGGTGATCAAATCTCTTACCGTTATTCGCTTGATTGGGGAGAAGACCTAACCGATAAAACAGTCCAAGACAGCTTAAATGAATTTGGAACTTGCGAAGAAGTTCCGAAAGAAGAACCTGTTGAAATTGAGGAAGAACCTTCTCCAACAGAAGAAAAGAAAACAGAACCAGTAGTAGGGAACACTTCTCGTAAAGATATTCAGACATCCTTAGAGCAGACGGCAACCTACGTCCTTGAAAATGGTCTAAATTCAGATTGGGAGGTCATTGGGGTCGTACGCTCTGGTATTAAAGTGCCAACAGATGTGAAAAAACAATATCTTACTTCTTTAGTAGAGAGAGTCGAAACAAGCCAACGTTTAAATCATACAGAACTTCAGAAAACAATCTTAACAATTATCGCCCTTAACGGTGACCCCACTGATTTCGCAGAACAAAACTTAATTGAAAAATTGTATAATGACAAGACGATCCAATTAATTAATCATTATACGTATGCACTCATTGCTTTAGATAGTAAAAACTATGAGACACCTGAAGATGCCCTATGGAATCGTGATCAATTAATTGATAGCATCTTATCCCTACAACATACAGATGGTGGATGGTCCTTTTCTGGAAATATGGATGAAGAAAGTGATCCTGATATGACAGGTATGGTATTAACCGCACTTGCTCCTTATCAAAATCATCAAAAAGTAAAAAATGGGATTGAAAAAGCAACCACTTTTATACAATCGATTCAAACAGATGCTGGCGGGTTTATTTCAAATGATCAAGAAAATTCACTAAGTACAGCCCAAGTTTTAATGGGCTTATCAGCAGTCGGTATTGATACTCATAAAGACCCTTATACTAAGAACAACCAATCCGTTATCGATCATTTACTCACTTATCAATTAGAAAATGGGGGTTATAAATGGATAAAAGAAGATTCAGAAGTCAGTTCATTTGCAACAGAGCAAGCCTTATACGCTCTCATTCAATACGATTACTTCATAAATGGGAAAGGGTCTATTTTTGCTTGGGATGAAGCTGGAGAGCCTATTGAAATAGAAGAACCAGAACAAACAGAAGAAGTTCCGGAAAATAATGAAACCAAAGAAGAGAAAACTGAATCCACGACAACATCAGAAGAAGAAACCACAAAAGAAGAAAAAACAAAATCAGAGGGTAATCGACTACCTGATACAGCCACAAACAACATGAATATCTTCTTATTTGGTCTCTTGTTCATTACAATCGGTATGGTTAGACTTCGTTTAAAATCCATACAAAAGGGTGAGTAG
- a CDS encoding multicopper oxidase family protein translates to MMLTKFVDPLPLVETIQPVCLINNIPYYELSMKENSQKLHRDLPPAKIWGFNGHYPGPTFHVWRNQPVYVLWKNELPLKHFFPIDTTVHGASKNVPQVRTVVHLHGGVTPEGSDGYPEAWFTRGFEKIGIHFKHKVYFYPNQQPATTLWYHDHAIGITRLNNYAGLTGFYIIHDQNEKNLHLPSEPYDIPLLIQDRSINEDGSLYYPSQTTPPNETVNPSVVRVFFGDFILVNGKVWPFLEVEPRKYRFRILNGSNSRFFRLTLNNGDSFIQTGTDQGLLPTPIKVYSLLLAPAERADVIIDFTDQLNQTIIINNDAETPFPNGDKPNLETTCTVMQFRVNKPLLMKDQSQVPLQLALESIIKEEPQYKQRNLLLNMQTDPYKRPIHLLNNQKWSDPLTEIPKLGSTEVWNLINITEQSHPIHLHLVRFQLLDRQPFDVNIYKEKGKIVTTGAKRKADLNEQGRKDTVRANPGEITRIIVPFGPYTGLFVWHCHILEHEDYEMMRPYYVIS, encoded by the coding sequence ATAATGCTTACAAAATTTGTTGATCCTCTTCCCCTTGTGGAAACGATTCAGCCGGTATGTTTGATAAACAATATTCCATATTATGAACTATCTATGAAAGAGAATTCCCAAAAACTTCATCGCGATTTACCTCCCGCAAAAATTTGGGGATTTAATGGTCATTACCCTGGGCCAACATTTCACGTTTGGCGTAATCAGCCTGTTTATGTATTATGGAAAAACGAGTTGCCTTTGAAGCACTTTTTTCCAATAGACACGACTGTTCATGGAGCTAGCAAAAACGTTCCCCAAGTTCGAACCGTCGTTCACCTTCATGGAGGCGTTACACCTGAAGGGAGTGATGGCTATCCTGAGGCTTGGTTCACAAGAGGTTTTGAGAAAATTGGCATCCATTTTAAACATAAAGTTTATTTCTATCCAAACCAACAACCTGCTACAACACTTTGGTATCACGATCATGCAATTGGAATCACTCGTTTAAATAACTACGCTGGATTAACAGGGTTTTATATTATTCATGACCAAAACGAAAAGAATTTACATCTTCCTTCTGAACCATATGATATCCCTTTATTAATTCAAGATCGTTCTATCAATGAAGATGGCTCACTTTATTATCCTTCTCAAACAACTCCACCTAACGAAACCGTAAATCCTTCAGTAGTCCGTGTATTTTTTGGTGATTTCATTTTAGTAAATGGAAAAGTATGGCCTTTTTTAGAGGTAGAACCGAGAAAATACCGCTTTAGAATTCTAAATGGATCAAATTCACGATTTTTTAGATTAACGTTAAATAATGGGGATTCTTTCATTCAAACTGGCACAGATCAAGGGCTATTACCTACACCTATTAAAGTCTACTCCTTACTTCTTGCCCCTGCTGAACGAGCAGATGTTATCATTGATTTTACCGATCAATTAAATCAAACCATTATTATTAATAATGATGCTGAGACCCCTTTTCCAAATGGAGATAAACCAAATCTAGAAACAACATGTACGGTCATGCAATTTAGAGTGAACAAACCTTTATTGATGAAAGATCAAAGTCAAGTACCTCTTCAATTAGCTCTAGAATCTATTATTAAAGAGGAACCTCAATACAAACAAAGGAACCTTCTGTTAAATATGCAAACAGACCCGTACAAACGCCCTATTCACTTATTAAACAATCAAAAATGGAGTGATCCTCTAACTGAAATACCAAAACTAGGGAGCACTGAGGTATGGAATTTAATCAATATAACAGAACAATCTCATCCTATTCATTTGCATTTAGTTCGTTTTCAACTTCTGGACCGTCAGCCCTTTGATGTCAACATATACAAAGAGAAAGGAAAAATTGTAACAACTGGCGCTAAACGAAAAGCAGATTTAAATGAACAAGGAAGGAAAGATACTGTGAGAGCCAATCCAGGAGAAATCACACGAATCATCGTTCCTTTTGGTCCATATACAGGATTATTTGTGTGGCACTGTCATATTTTAGAACATGAAGACTATGAAATGATGCGTCCCTATTATGTCATTTCTTAA